The uncultured Desulfuromonas sp. genome has a segment encoding these proteins:
- a CDS encoding NACHT domain-containing protein, translating to MSEEEVGRMIASFIAENLASLMEIGKDAYKMASNEMKLYLEKTYSSYLREKWDKYSQTKSFFIRHSPVDFYEFYVPIAVESSNNRIDEPSFENLVNESGRVAVLGTGGCGKSVLMKHLFLSCIKYKKQVPVFVELREINSQDLTLSQLIFDALNSESHRFDKEYIDKAIYLGHFSFILDGFDEVSNCHRKKLIKEIKLLSRSSKECSIVISSRPDEVFSGIDEFKLFKVVKMSLDSACLLVEKLPFDEDVKGKFTKELKDGMYEQHKSFLSNPLLLSIMLLTYGQNAEIPTKLSIFYSQAYEALFQRHDALKGGYKRERQTGLDIQDFAKIFSVFCLQTYDKRLFRFTRMDALDFVDKSKRHLSESFNNEGYLDDALKATCLLIEDGLDIVFSHRSFQEYFVALYISKASPEVQKKLIGKYWKNIRSDNVICLLYEINKDLVERLLFIPIISRFYKDIGVSKKVGITHYVKYLKNSFSTINFEDEVSASLKNVIADDHDILRFSVLKSGIVIIPNDFDFDEEQKYLMNKYKKGGERTEYKTGEFTYKKELVRDLSKGYGAFSIQYLQSGYNYLKQLQKKHKEIENSLNDLLSI from the coding sequence ATGAGCGAAGAAGAAGTTGGTAGAATGATTGCAAGTTTTATTGCAGAGAATCTCGCATCTTTAATGGAAATTGGAAAAGATGCTTACAAGATGGCTTCTAATGAAATGAAGCTTTATCTTGAGAAAACCTATAGTTCATATTTGAGAGAGAAGTGGGATAAGTATTCACAAACAAAGTCTTTTTTTATTCGACATTCACCGGTTGATTTTTATGAATTTTATGTACCGATAGCAGTTGAATCCTCAAATAATCGTATCGATGAGCCATCATTTGAAAATTTGGTGAATGAATCTGGGCGTGTCGCGGTGCTTGGAACTGGAGGTTGCGGCAAGTCAGTGTTAATGAAGCATCTTTTTCTTAGTTGTATTAAATATAAAAAACAAGTTCCAGTATTTGTAGAACTTCGTGAAATAAACTCTCAGGATTTAACATTGAGCCAGTTGATATTTGATGCTTTAAATTCAGAAAGTCACAGGTTTGATAAGGAATATATTGATAAGGCTATTTATTTAGGGCATTTTTCTTTTATATTAGACGGTTTCGATGAGGTGAGTAACTGCCATAGAAAGAAATTGATAAAAGAAATAAAATTACTATCAAGGAGTAGTAAGGAATGTTCAATAGTAATATCATCGCGTCCAGATGAGGTTTTTTCAGGGATTGATGAATTTAAACTTTTTAAAGTCGTTAAAATGTCCCTTGACTCTGCCTGCCTGTTGGTTGAAAAACTACCATTTGATGAAGATGTGAAGGGGAAGTTTACAAAAGAGCTAAAAGATGGGATGTATGAACAACATAAGTCTTTTCTATCTAACCCCTTATTATTATCAATTATGCTTTTGACCTATGGACAGAATGCGGAGATCCCAACCAAGCTGAGTATTTTTTATTCTCAAGCTTATGAAGCATTATTTCAAAGGCATGATGCCTTAAAAGGAGGATATAAAAGAGAAAGGCAAACAGGTCTCGATATACAAGATTTTGCAAAAATATTTTCAGTTTTTTGTTTGCAAACATATGATAAGCGACTTTTCCGATTTACTCGAATGGATGCTCTTGATTTTGTAGATAAAAGCAAACGCCATCTTTCTGAGTCGTTTAATAATGAGGGGTATCTAGATGATGCTTTAAAGGCAACATGTTTATTAATAGAGGATGGTCTAGATATTGTATTCTCACACAGATCTTTTCAGGAATATTTCGTTGCCCTGTATATCTCTAAAGCCTCTCCTGAAGTTCAGAAAAAACTCATTGGCAAATACTGGAAAAATATAAGATCCGACAATGTTATTTGTTTATTGTATGAAATAAATAAAGACCTTGTAGAAAGATTATTATTTATCCCGATAATATCTAGATTCTATAAAGATATTGGTGTTTCAAAAAAAGTTGGCATAACACATTATGTTAAATATTTAAAAAATTCATTTTCAACTATAAATTTTGAAGATGAAGTTTCTGCAAGTTTGAAAAATGTCATTGCTGACGACCATGACATACTTAGATTTTCTGTTCTAAAATCCGGTATTGTTATTATACCTAATGATTTTGATTTCGATGAAGAACAGAAGTACTTAATGAATAAATATAAGAAAGGAGGAGAGAGGACTGAGTATAAAACTGGAGAATTTACTTATAAGAAAGAATTAGTTAGGGATCTTTCCAAAGGATACGGTGCTTTTTCAATTCAATATCTCCAATCTGGATACAATTATTTAAAGCAGCTTCAAAAGAAGCATAAGGAAATAGAAAATAGCCTCAATGATCTGTTAAGTATATAG
- a CDS encoding IS30 family transposase — protein MSYTHLSEHERYVISHLQYSFSIREIARRLGRNHSTISREIKRAKARHPWTIYYYDWTQPLALERRHKPRHFRRQNNSRLVSYVESKLKLEWSPEEIANRIRMDYPTDDTMRISHETIYRWIYLEGSVGGVLYQRLRRKHKKRRKQRRYGVGYRFRVDRISIDQRPGIVANRSRFGDWEKV, from the coding sequence ATGTCCTACACCCATCTTAGCGAACACGAACGTTATGTCATCAGTCATTTGCAATATTCGTTCAGCATACGTGAAATTGCTCGACGATTAGGCCGAAACCACAGCACGATAAGTCGTGAAATCAAGCGGGCTAAAGCGAGACATCCATGGACAATCTACTATTACGATTGGACGCAACCGCTGGCACTCGAACGCCGCCACAAGCCCCGTCATTTTCGTCGACAGAACAATTCACGACTGGTTTCCTATGTTGAGTCGAAACTTAAGCTTGAATGGTCACCGGAAGAAATAGCAAATAGAATCCGCATGGATTATCCCACTGACGATACGATGCGGATTAGTCATGAAACCATCTATCGCTGGATTTATCTTGAGGGCAGTGTTGGTGGCGTTCTTTATCAACGCTTGCGCCGAAAACATAAAAAACGGCGAAAACAGCGCCGGTATGGTGTTGGATATCGCTTTAGAGTAGATCGCATAAGCATTGATCAGCGTCCAGGAATCGTTGCAAATCGCAGCCGGTTTGGTGACTGGGAAAAGGTTTAA
- a CDS encoding type II toxin-antitoxin system RelE/ParE family toxin, which translates to MNQHVTHNFRRNLEEIKDFLVEIDARGQFETLLDDLFGQILPMLERFPESGADYFRHPPRSQAVLLRIEGLRQRFGEELQLRELIHGDFLLLYSIRNDDLYLLSIKHHRQLSFDLHGHLTE; encoded by the coding sequence GTGAACCAGCACGTCACCCATAATTTCAGGCGTAACCTGGAAGAGATCAAAGATTTTCTGGTGGAAATCGACGCCCGAGGTCAGTTCGAGACGCTACTGGACGATCTTTTTGGGCAGATCCTCCCGATGCTGGAGCGTTTTCCCGAATCGGGTGCGGATTACTTTCGCCATCCGCCCAGGTCGCAAGCTGTTCTGCTGCGGATTGAGGGATTACGGCAACGCTTTGGTGAGGAACTGCAACTGCGCGAGTTGATTCATGGGGATTTTTTGCTCCTCTACTCAATCCGCAACGACGACCTGTACCTGTTGTCGATTAAACATCACCGGCAGCTCTCTTTCGACCTGCATGGTCATTTAACTGAATAA
- a CDS encoding type II toxin-antitoxin system RelE/ParE family toxin, which translates to MNQHVTHNFRRNLEEIKDFLVEIDARGQFETLLDDLFGQILPMLERFPESGADYFRHPPRSQAVLLRIEGLRQRFGEELQLRELIHGDFLLLYSIRNDDLYLLSIKHHRQLSFDLHGHLTE; encoded by the coding sequence GTGAACCAGCACGTCACCCATAATTTCAGGCGTAACCTGGAAGAGATCAAAGATTTTCTGGTGGAAATCGACGCCCGAGGTCAGTTCGAGACGCTACTGGACGACCTTTTCGGGCAGATCCTCCCGATGCTGGAGCGTTTTCCCGAATCGGGTGCGGATTACTTTCGCCATCCGCCCAGGTCGCAAGCGGTTCTGCTGCGGATTGAGGGATTACGGCAACGCTTTGGTGAGGAGCTGCAACTGCGCGAGTTGATTCATGGGGATTTTTTGCTCCTCTACTCAATTCGCAACGACGACCTGTACCTGTTGTCGATCAAACATCACCGGCAGCTGTCTTTCGACCTCCATGGCCATTTAACTGAATAA
- a CDS encoding type II toxin-antitoxin system Phd/YefM family antitoxin, translated as MPLSSKDIIPLKEVRARFTALAEEVCTGREKIITRNGKAYVAMIDAERLDYYHQLERQSLHLRLLDEAEAGLNDIENGNVMSVAELKAAYGRDGSR; from the coding sequence ATGCCGTTATCGAGTAAAGACATTATTCCGTTGAAAGAGGTTCGAGCCCGCTTCACTGCGCTGGCCGAGGAAGTATGCACCGGGCGGGAAAAAATCATCACGCGCAACGGAAAAGCCTATGTTGCCATGATTGATGCCGAGCGCTTGGATTATTATCATCAGCTCGAACGGCAGAGTCTTCATCTGCGCTTACTGGATGAAGCAGAGGCCGGGCTGAACGATATTGAAAACGGCAACGTGATGAGTGTTGCCGAACTGAAAGCCGCCTACGGGCGTGACGGGTCGCGGTGA